A genomic stretch from Methanococcus voltae includes:
- a CDS encoding transglutaminase-like domain-containing protein: MEKILKDYTRIMDEEIHTHSEIIRVIKPLMYYGEYEKVKALINRELAYNGSSGSMNMYYAYIEYINGNQETSKKYIENILNNSNRLYDSDEYIQYMIDNSKDKKTEFKNFYNEILYSNRYKQDVKEIEDEIDNYYTKKQNDKVVELIDILLNNKNYAKYIDVNYYRDFRNNLKGYSITKRDNIDKIKNRTDRQYQKISENKINKINKINKNNTKNKNSGSKNIFSIKNMGILAIIVLVAIVAVNQNTIISMFQNQDSTSYTHPKEEIYGYYDDYDNNNIINMYDYSKALLQPKYLNEIPKLSYLQSDNVLETTINLANFQAKNFEYNETRANQDDYGRPYTPFEMYMLKSGICADYTLYTAAYLLNSGYTPYIIELEEYGKEEKEGHSFTAIEYNNNYYAIDQVNTVFNLGNHLNNYDIENLTIYKVELENNETIVSIVQDTKDMTKKRYITPYMLNLATSNLNNDLENKGVKIDNNLTNEYLPLNYKSGEQINYYLEDLAPELKYNYYLIVENELEKHKGYKGVYTTFKNNIEDNSKEYPYILEINIGY; the protein is encoded by the coding sequence TTGGAAAAGATATTAAAAGATTATACTCGCATTATGGATGAAGAAATTCATACTCATTCAGAAATAATCCGTGTTATAAAGCCTTTAATGTATTATGGAGAATATGAAAAGGTTAAAGCCTTAATTAATAGAGAATTGGCTTACAATGGTTCAAGTGGCTCTATGAATATGTATTATGCGTATATAGAATATATAAACGGAAATCAGGAAACTTCTAAAAAATATATTGAAAATATTTTAAATAATAGTAATCGTCTTTATGATAGTGATGAATATATTCAGTATATGATAGACAATTCTAAGGATAAAAAAACAGAATTTAAAAATTTTTACAATGAAATACTGTATTCTAATAGGTATAAGCAAGATGTTAAGGAAATAGAGGACGAAATAGATAATTATTATACGAAAAAGCAAAATGATAAAGTCGTCGAACTTATTGATATTTTGTTGAATAATAAAAATTATGCGAAATATATCGATGTAAACTATTATCGAGATTTTAGGAATAACTTGAAAGGATATTCAATAACTAAAAGAGATAATATTGATAAAATTAAAAATAGAACTGATAGACAATATCAAAAAATTAGTGAAAATAAAATTAATAAAATTAATAAAATTAATAAAAATAATACTAAAAATAAAAATAGTGGAAGTAAAAATATATTTTCAATTAAAAATATGGGAATACTTGCAATAATAGTTTTAGTTGCTATAGTCGCTGTAAACCAAAATACAATAATTTCAATGTTCCAAAATCAGGATTCGACGAGTTATACACATCCAAAGGAAGAAATTTATGGATATTATGATGATTACGATAATAACAATATAATTAATATGTACGACTATTCAAAAGCTTTATTGCAACCTAAATATTTAAATGAGATACCAAAATTAAGTTATTTGCAATCTGACAACGTTTTGGAAACTACCATTAATTTAGCAAACTTCCAAGCTAAAAACTTTGAATACAATGAAACAAGGGCAAATCAGGACGATTATGGTAGGCCGTATACACCTTTTGAAATGTATATGTTAAAAAGTGGTATTTGTGCGGATTATACATTATATACTGCTGCATACTTGTTAAATTCGGGATATACTCCCTATATAATAGAACTTGAAGAATATGGTAAAGAAGAAAAGGAAGGGCACAGTTTTACAGCGATAGAATATAACAATAATTATTATGCAATAGACCAAGTAAACACCGTTTTTAACTTAGGTAATCACTTAAACAACTATGATATTGAAAATTTAACAATATACAAAGTAGAATTAGAAAATAATGAAACAATAGTTTCAATAGTTCAAGATACAAAAGATATGACTAAAAAAAGGTATATAACGCCGTATATGTTAAATTTAGCAACCTCAAATTTAAATAATGATTTAGAAAATAAGGGTGTAAAAATTGATAATAATTTGACTAATGAATATTTGCCTTTAAATTATAAATCTGGCGAGCAAATAAATTATTACTTGGAAGATTTAGCGCCTGAATTAAAATATAATTATTATTTAATCGTTGAAAATGAATTGGAAAAACATAAGGGTTATAAAGGAGTTTACACAACGTTTAAAAACAATATTGAAGATAATTCAAAAGAATATCCTTATATTTTAGAAATTAATATTGGATATTAA
- a CDS encoding TetR/AcrR family transcriptional regulator, whose translation MKGNIEDKRKAVMGAALKLFTERGFHGTSTAQISKEAGVATGTLFHYFPTKEDLINNLYFEVKGDLSRTMVKDLESQHNFKDKMKKIWYNLTKWGLNNHNEFIFVGQFCNSPYISNFTREEVMKEYVFLHTLIESGIKNGYVKELPSELVIAMFYQNSRTVVEVINNVGSSKNESKLIEDGFEIIWNGFSNN comes from the coding sequence ATGAAAGGAAATATTGAAGACAAAAGAAAAGCTGTAATGGGTGCTGCATTGAAACTTTTTACAGAACGTGGATTTCACGGAACTTCCACAGCTCAAATTTCAAAAGAGGCAGGCGTAGCTACAGGTACACTCTTCCATTACTTCCCAACGAAAGAAGACTTAATAAACAACTTGTATTTTGAAGTAAAGGGTGATTTAAGTCGAACAATGGTAAAAGACCTTGAATCACAACATAATTTTAAAGATAAAATGAAAAAAATATGGTATAATTTAACTAAATGGGGATTAAATAACCATAACGAATTTATTTTCGTTGGACAATTTTGCAATTCCCCTTACATATCAAATTTTACCCGGGAAGAAGTGATGAAAGAATATGTATTTTTACATACACTAATTGAAAGTGGGATAAAAAACGGATACGTTAAAGAATTACCTTCCGAATTAGTCATTGCAATGTTTTATCAAAATAGCAGAACTGTAGTAGAGGTAATTAATAATGTAGGTTCTTCAAAAAATGAATCTAAACTTATCGAAGACGGTTTTGAAATAATATGGAATGGTTTTTCTAATAATTAA
- a CDS encoding cyclophilin-like fold protein — protein MKINSKNNTIKEITIFFIVFLLTIFITGCIEQNNNYGKDITNSTNDKVLCNTQILEDSKMKISIESNGKKTFFELNDSQAAKEFYEQLPLTSEVKDYSNNEKIFYPPKKLNTTNTPLANAKFGTLAYYAPWGDVVIFYDSFGSARGLYELGNVISGGENIENMSGTIKIEKV, from the coding sequence ATGAAAATTAATTCTAAAAATAATACTATAAAAGAGATAACAATTTTTTTTATAGTATTTTTGCTAACAATTTTCATAACAGGATGTATCGAACAAAATAATAATTATGGTAAAGATATTACCAATTCAACTAATGATAAAGTATTGTGCAATACTCAAATTTTAGAGGACTCAAAAATGAAAATTAGCATCGAATCAAACGGGAAAAAAACATTTTTTGAGCTTAATGACAGTCAAGCTGCCAAGGAATTTTATGAACAATTACCATTAACGAGTGAAGTTAAAGATTACAGTAATAACGAAAAGATATTTTACCCCCCTAAAAAACTTAATACGACCAATACACCTTTAGCAAATGCAAAATTTGGTACACTCGCGTATTATGCACCCTGGGGAGATGTGGTAATCTTTTATGATAGTTTTGGGTCAGCACGTGGACTATATGAATTAGGGAACGTCATTTCAGGTGGCGAAAATATAGAAAATATGTCTGGCACAATAAAAATTGAAAAAGTTTAA
- a CDS encoding DUF3737 family protein — MGQNINDNLNNMGNLNNLNNLNKLDKLDKLDKIHCKGTIPLKTKYYECNGQNENIKTYDNLKLDEERALYNIHNAKIINCIFDGPLDGESALKESSNIYVSNCDFRLRYPFWHVENAQIDNSRMTDTCRAALWYIKNLKINNCHLGGIKALRECENVLIDNSTINSAEFGWLSHNMELKNTELESEYPFLHSKDLLFDNFVLNGKYSFQYVENVEIKNSRLNTKDAFWHSKNVIVSDSIVKGEYLGWYSENLKLIRCKIIGTQPLCYAKGLVLEDCEMTDCDYSFEYSDVNAVINGSITSVKNPRSGHIVADYIDDIIIDENQKQDNSNSNYNPHCKGDNLNSSCIIEVRKNKIINNLRKYD; from the coding sequence ATGGGTCAAAATATTAACGATAACTTAAATAATATGGGCAATTTGAATAATTTGAATAATTTGAATAAATTAGATAAGTTAGATAAATTAGATAAAATACATTGCAAGGGGACAATTCCCCTTAAAACCAAATATTATGAATGTAATGGGCAAAATGAGAATATAAAAACATATGATAACTTAAAATTAGATGAAGAGCGTGCACTATACAATATACACAATGCAAAAATTATAAATTGCATATTTGATGGCCCTCTTGATGGAGAATCTGCTTTAAAAGAAAGTAGTAATATATATGTTTCAAATTGTGATTTCAGGCTTCGTTATCCTTTTTGGCACGTTGAAAACGCCCAAATAGATAATAGTCGTATGACAGATACGTGTCGTGCTGCACTTTGGTATATTAAAAATTTGAAAATAAATAACTGCCATTTAGGAGGCATTAAAGCATTAAGGGAATGTGAAAATGTCCTTATTGATAATAGCACCATTAATTCAGCGGAATTTGGTTGGTTATCTCATAATATGGAACTAAAAAATACAGAACTTGAGTCTGAATATCCATTCTTACATAGTAAAGACCTTTTATTTGATAACTTCGTATTAAATGGGAAATACTCCTTTCAATATGTGGAAAATGTTGAAATTAAAAACTCTCGTCTGAATACAAAGGATGCTTTTTGGCATAGTAAAAATGTCATAGTCTCAGATAGTATTGTAAAAGGTGAATATCTGGGCTGGTATTCTGAAAATCTTAAATTAATCCGCTGCAAGATAATTGGAACTCAACCACTTTGTTATGCAAAAGGTTTGGTTTTAGAAGATTGTGAGATGACTGATTGTGATTATTCCTTTGAATATAGCGATGTTAATGCCGTAATCAATGGTTCAATAACAAGCGTGAAAAATCCAAGAAGTGGGCACATTGTTGCAGACTATATTGACGATATAATAATAGATGAAAATCAAAAACAAGATAATTCTAATTCTAATTATAATCCTCATTGTAAGGGGGATAATTTAAATAGTTCTTGTATAATTGAAGTTCGAAAAAACAAGATAATTAATAATTTAAGAAAATATGATTAA
- a CDS encoding alpha/beta hydrolase: MELKNNNSTNVDVNGLTFELSENVSIQKIMFKNKFGVEVAGHLYLSKDLDTSKKYPAIVIGTPYGGVKEQGAGIYAQNMAQRGFVALAFDESYNGESKGEPRHISSPDLFVEDFSAAVDFIGTRDFVDREKIGAIGICGSGGFSITATQVDPRIKAVATASMYDISGMFREGFGKTLTDEQRAEMMVQMAKQRWVDFENGSPLVPEGFPRTPADSIPEGLDPVSSEFFEYYAMKRGFHINAGASFTATSGMSFMNFPLMNYIETISPRPILFIIGENAHSRYYSEDAYERAAEPKELYIVPNARHIDLYDGGDNNYIPFDKLEEFFKKYLK, from the coding sequence ATGGAATTAAAAAACAATAACTCTACTAATGTAGATGTTAACGGTCTTACATTTGAATTAAGTGAAAATGTAAGCATTCAAAAAATTATGTTTAAAAACAAATTCGGAGTGGAAGTTGCTGGACACTTGTATTTATCAAAAGACCTTGATACGTCGAAAAAATACCCTGCAATCGTTATAGGAACACCTTATGGCGGTGTAAAAGAACAGGGTGCTGGCATATATGCTCAAAATATGGCACAGCGAGGTTTTGTTGCTTTAGCATTTGACGAATCATACAATGGTGAAAGCAAGGGAGAACCACGACATATTTCATCACCGGACTTATTTGTTGAAGATTTTAGTGCTGCAGTTGATTTTATAGGCACCAGAGATTTTGTAGATAGGGAAAAAATTGGAGCAATTGGCATTTGTGGAAGTGGGGGATTTTCAATTACTGCTACACAAGTTGACCCACGTATCAAAGCAGTAGCAACTGCAAGTATGTATGACATAAGTGGTATGTTTAGGGAAGGGTTTGGAAAAACACTAACTGACGAACAACGTGCTGAAATGATGGTTCAAATGGCAAAACAGCGATGGGTTGACTTTGAAAATGGAAGTCCATTAGTACCGGAAGGGTTCCCAAGAACACCTGCAGATTCAATTCCTGAAGGATTAGACCCAGTTAGTAGCGAATTCTTTGAATATTATGCAATGAAAAGAGGATTTCACATAAATGCAGGAGCTTCATTCACTGCTACGAGCGGAATGTCTTTTATGAACTTCCCTTTAATGAACTACATCGAAACCATATCTCCGAGACCAATTTTATTTATCATCGGTGAGAATGCTCACTCGAGATACTACAGTGAAGATGCGTATGAACGAGCTGCTGAACCAAAAGAGCTTTACATAGTCCCTAATGCAAGACATATTGACTTGTATGACGGAGGAGATAATAATTACATTCCATTTGATAAATTGGAAGAATTTTTTAAAAAATATTTGAAATAA
- a CDS encoding cupin domain-containing protein, producing the protein MTSNDLSDSAIFPKGMEIPEIFSEYFSGKVWLSMLVDRDNEFNCPIGNVTFEPGCRNNWHKHPGGQILLITGGRGYYREEGKPARELKAGDVVEIPKNVKHWHGAAADSWFVHLSVETNSQLGSVEWLEPVSDEEYNKLK; encoded by the coding sequence ATGACATCAAATGATTTAAGCGATAGTGCAATATTCCCAAAAGGAATGGAAATTCCGGAAATATTCAGCGAGTATTTTTCGGGAAAAGTATGGCTCAGTATGTTAGTGGATAGGGACAATGAATTTAACTGTCCAATCGGAAATGTAACATTTGAACCGGGCTGTAGAAATAACTGGCATAAACATCCAGGAGGACAAATTTTGCTTATTACTGGTGGGCGTGGTTATTATCGGGAAGAAGGAAAGCCTGCAAGGGAGCTTAAAGCTGGAGATGTTGTCGAAATTCCTAAAAATGTGAAACACTGGCACGGGGCAGCGGCCGATAGCTGGTTTGTACATTTATCTGTGGAGACAAATTCGCAGTTAGGTTCTGTAGAATGGTTAGAACCAGTTTCTGATGAAGAATATAATAAATTAAAATAA
- the cas6 gene encoding CRISPR-associated endoribonuclease Cas6, translated as MRISINLKCEKNTTIPFNYQYQLSTALYNCMYDNNKEFAENLHKSKDFKFFTHSWLFMPNSKVGKNGIICKDGNAFFKVSSPNDELMTHLLQGLFKVGYMQINNTKLDVVGVLNEKGYNSNIKKMKTISPVLLRTKKERNGIDNTEGLKIYDILPQENSEKFHENLKNNLKRKYSLFYDKDYENCDLDFDINISEAKSKRVKIKDSFQRCSNLKFEISGDEDLIKFAYECGLGELNSMGFGMIDKYSYKC; from the coding sequence ATGAGGATAAGTATTAACTTAAAATGTGAAAAAAATACGACAATACCTTTTAATTACCAGTACCAGTTGTCTACTGCGTTATATAACTGTATGTACGACAATAATAAAGAATTTGCAGAAAATCTGCACAAATCTAAAGATTTTAAATTTTTTACACACTCCTGGTTATTTATGCCAAATTCAAAAGTTGGTAAAAATGGAATAATATGCAAAGATGGAAACGCATTCTTTAAAGTATCCTCGCCCAATGATGAATTAATGACTCATTTATTGCAAGGTTTATTTAAAGTGGGGTATATGCAAATTAACAATACCAAACTTGATGTAGTGGGCGTACTAAATGAAAAAGGATATAATTCAAACATCAAAAAGATGAAAACTATTTCTCCGGTATTATTACGTACTAAGAAAGAAAGAAATGGGATTGATAATACAGAAGGGCTAAAAATATATGACATATTACCTCAGGAAAATAGTGAAAAATTTCACGAAAATTTGAAAAATAATTTAAAGAGAAAATATTCTTTATTTTATGATAAAGATTATGAAAACTGCGATTTGGATTTTGATATAAATATATCGGAAGCTAAATCCAAGCGAGTTAAAATTAAAGACAGCTTTCAAAGATGTTCTAACTTAAAATTTGAAATAAGCGGTGATGAAGATTTAATTAAATTCGCATATGAGTGCGGATTGGGAGAATTAAACTCAATGGGTTTCGGAATGATTGATAAATATTCATATAAGTGCTAA
- a CDS encoding Cas8a1 family CRISPR/Cas system-associated protein gives MSIFKMTGNPFVNHGIYCISGILDKEINEISIDDLYNVANDEFIYRCDSIKAYTMVFGMNGPLKQPSFKGDKRKFYKNYLISLIESINKDITKNTCKENNSNCNGNSNSNSNYNTNKKSVCMVCGEEYSEDITDIWINTQIKSGLEPQKNDKFEKFIGRELFPLIGSYGNDAQILPASSKAPHICPKCLFAVNFLPLSTMLMKGKLICLESNSTELARDLVNKLYNENTKGVNFEDDKREIPGKKEGNLFYKTLMQYFGELKEYRKNLDLKNIELYIWMYSNGGTSPDCEVYEIPNETLLFLKKISRRDFIDEFYTVIINDKSRQLFENIVNNQDYLYLYPYKKFNGVSIELYEFYQREVVKRSDLYLEIAKKIAKEFINNKDKKFIDKISKGDAFKERQNVVDLKKLVYEMILNGILTYDEYMEFFNNKGFYLKTNKYDDYLPITFYINKFKEGLNGGEISE, from the coding sequence GTGTCAATTTTTAAAATGACTGGTAATCCGTTTGTAAATCACGGCATATATTGTATATCTGGCATTCTTGATAAAGAAATAAATGAAATATCAATAGATGATTTATACAACGTTGCTAACGATGAATTCATATACCGTTGTGATTCAATAAAAGCCTATACAATGGTATTTGGAATGAATGGGCCATTAAAACAGCCGAGTTTTAAGGGAGATAAACGAAAATTTTATAAGAATTATTTGATTAGTTTAATAGAATCTATTAACAAAGATATTACCAAAAATACCTGCAAAGAAAATAATAGTAATTGTAATGGTAATAGTAATAGTAATAGTAATTATAACACCAATAAAAAATCTGTATGTATGGTATGCGGAGAAGAATATTCTGAAGATATTACCGATATTTGGATAAATACTCAGATTAAATCAGGCTTAGAACCTCAAAAAAACGATAAATTTGAGAAATTTATTGGAAGAGAATTATTTCCACTAATTGGCAGTTATGGAAATGACGCTCAAATATTGCCTGCATCATCAAAAGCTCCGCATATATGCCCAAAGTGTTTATTTGCAGTTAACTTTTTACCCCTATCTACGATGTTAATGAAAGGCAAATTAATATGTCTGGAATCTAATTCTACAGAATTAGCAAGAGATTTGGTCAATAAATTATATAATGAGAATACCAAAGGCGTGAATTTTGAAGATGATAAGCGAGAAATACCTGGTAAAAAAGAAGGAAATTTATTCTACAAAACTTTAATGCAATATTTTGGAGAGCTAAAGGAATATCGGAAAAATTTGGACTTGAAAAACATAGAATTATACATTTGGATGTATAGTAATGGGGGAACCAGTCCAGACTGTGAAGTTTACGAAATTCCAAATGAAACGTTATTATTTCTAAAAAAGATTTCTCGAAGAGATTTCATAGATGAATTTTATACTGTAATAATTAATGACAAATCAAGACAACTTTTTGAAAATATCGTCAATAATCAAGATTATTTATATCTTTACCCCTATAAAAAATTTAATGGCGTTAGTATTGAATTATATGAATTTTATCAGAGGGAAGTCGTTAAAAGAAGTGATTTATATTTAGAAATTGCTAAAAAAATTGCTAAAGAGTTTATAAATAATAAAGATAAAAAATTCATTGATAAAATTTCAAAAGGCGATGCTTTTAAAGAGCGACAGAATGTAGTTGATTTGAAAAAATTAGTTTACGAAATGATATTAAATGGTATATTAACCTATGACGAATATATGGAATTTTTCAATAACAAAGGATTTTATTTAAAAACTAATAAATATGACGATTATTTGCCAATTACATTTTACATCAATAAATTCAAAGAAGGATTAAATGGAGGTGAAATAAGTGAATAA
- the cas7i gene encoding type I-B CRISPR-associated protein Cas7/Cst2/DevR produces MKFNNIAGTFVIDANASFLNGAGLGAGEDKTTVVIKKMKDGKHTIPYVSTQSWKRWLRNTAVEENEWKKSEIKGIDVNDKGNTNKVAGDLNPILCPEDDIFGYMSAKSKEAQKNEKEEAKRIGIPKVRAVIRKSPFVATILKSVKKTGVLTKDDAFVHIKNGSPVPYTTEFYNTCLEGLFCIECNRIGIFDNRGDRVELDDAKAYDYLNEGLIEVLDVDVENESKGWKRYQLTNLEEQRKERIAGILKALSVLRGGAKQAAFGTDVAPKVIIMAPMQSANPIFNNLFECDEKNNLKLKIDVLKEILSDYKDRITGKVYIGIRKGYVSNEEEIKALKEIENDLGLEFEIASPIEVVNKFNENEF; encoded by the coding sequence ATGAAATTTAACAATATTGCGGGAACTTTTGTAATTGATGCGAATGCGAGCTTTTTAAACGGTGCAGGATTAGGTGCAGGGGAGGATAAGACCACAGTAGTGATTAAAAAAATGAAAGATGGTAAACATACAATACCTTATGTATCAACTCAGTCCTGGAAAAGGTGGTTAAGAAATACGGCAGTGGAAGAAAATGAGTGGAAGAAAAGTGAAATAAAAGGAATAGACGTAAATGATAAGGGAAACACAAATAAAGTAGCAGGTGATTTAAACCCTATATTATGCCCTGAAGACGATATATTTGGTTATATGTCTGCAAAAAGTAAGGAAGCTCAAAAGAATGAAAAAGAAGAGGCTAAAAGAATTGGAATACCAAAAGTTAGGGCAGTAATTAGAAAATCACCTTTTGTAGCAACGATTTTGAAATCAGTTAAAAAAACAGGGGTTTTAACAAAAGATGACGCATTTGTGCATATTAAAAATGGGTCTCCAGTACCTTATACGACAGAATTTTATAATACCTGCCTTGAAGGTTTATTTTGTATAGAATGCAATAGAATTGGTATATTTGATAATAGGGGCGATAGAGTAGAGTTAGATGACGCTAAAGCCTACGATTATTTAAATGAAGGTTTAATCGAAGTTTTAGACGTTGACGTTGAAAATGAATCTAAAGGTTGGAAAAGATATCAATTAACTAACTTAGAAGAACAGAGAAAAGAGAGGATTGCGGGAATTTTAAAAGCTTTATCTGTATTAAGAGGGGGTGCAAAACAGGCTGCTTTTGGTACTGATGTAGCTCCAAAAGTGATTATTATGGCACCTATGCAATCTGCAAATCCAATATTTAACAATTTGTTTGAATGTGATGAAAAAAACAACTTAAAATTAAAAATAGATGTTTTAAAGGAAATTTTATCAGATTATAAGGATAGAATAACTGGAAAAGTATATATTGGTATAAGAAAAGGTTATGTTTCAAATGAGGAAGAAATAAAAGCACTCAAAGAAATTGAGAATGATTTAGGCTTAGAGTTTGAAATTGCATCACCTATTGAAGTAGTTAATAAATTTAATGAAAATGAATTTTAA
- the cas5 gene encoding CRISPR-associated protein Cas5, with protein MKLLHVQFQAYTATFKMPNINSGTMVSIPVPLYSTIVGIISSCMGRELQRDETKIGFKYSYENKGKDLETTHRLKYDGGLLKQNSENSVTAREFHIKPILDIYLSNLNLKEYFLNPVWTPSLGRSQDVAWITKIEEIDAENITNGKIKATLVPIDSLKGKTVPGRLIQATDYYYNYDCENSKKYGYGHNRTFETPQIYIATPHSKKGIDIEMDNLYQINTTYNDDGNTTNIEIVSDNEVIYLHKLGGY; from the coding sequence ATGAAATTATTACACGTACAGTTTCAAGCTTACACCGCTACATTCAAAATGCCAAATATAAACTCTGGGACAATGGTCAGTATCCCCGTGCCCCTTTATTCAACAATTGTAGGAATTATAAGCTCCTGTATGGGCAGGGAATTACAAAGAGATGAAACAAAAATCGGTTTTAAATATTCCTATGAAAATAAAGGTAAAGATTTAGAAACTACGCACCGACTTAAATACGATGGTGGTTTATTAAAACAAAATTCAGAAAACAGTGTCACGGCTCGAGAATTTCATATAAAGCCTATATTAGATATTTATTTATCAAATTTGAATTTAAAAGAGTATTTTTTAAATCCTGTATGGACACCTTCATTAGGTAGGTCTCAAGATGTAGCGTGGATAACTAAAATAGAGGAAATTGACGCAGAAAATATAACCAATGGTAAAATAAAAGCTACTTTAGTACCTATCGATAGTTTAAAAGGTAAAACAGTTCCTGGTAGGCTAATACAAGCCACAGACTACTATTATAATTACGACTGTGAAAACTCTAAAAAATATGGTTATGGGCATAATAGAACATTTGAAACTCCACAGATATATATCGCTACGCCCCACTCAAAAAAAGGTATAGATATAGAAATGGACAATTTGTATCAAATAAATACTACATACAATGACGATGGAAATACTACCAATATCGAAATAGTTAGTGATAATGAAGTAATTTATTTACATAAATTAGGTGGATATTAA